In the Silene latifolia isolate original U9 population chromosome 1, ASM4854445v1, whole genome shotgun sequence genome, TTTTCCTAGTATATCCTTTACTTTGTAATTTTATTACGAGTACTTAAAGTTCTGATAGCGGAGGAACCTAAGGAAAGTGTTAGAATTATGATGGGCATCCTTTCTTTGTAAGCTTTAGTTCTCAAACTGCTCCCTCCCTGCACACACGTTTTCTCCAAGtcaccttaagagattaaagaatTGGAGTAAGTAATTTTTTTCTGCATTATGTGATTGATCTACTGTATGATGGTTTCAGAACCGTCATTATCTGTTGAGTTTCTGTTAATTCATAAATTTTATGTCTTGTTCTAGGTATTGGCTTCAAAAGCGTATTTCTGTTAACAGCTAATCCCTACATCTTCAGTAATGGCTATCAAATACGGTTTAGTGAAACGCCTTGCACTGAGTGTGATATTGCCTACATTGTTCCGGAGTGGGTTGACAAGCCTTGCATCTCAGACATCCAGGAAATCTATGGTCGTCATACATCCCTGCCAACCACTACATTGATTTTGCCGTTAAAGGCTGATAAAGTTAACGCAGTGAAGGAGCAACTGTCAAGTCTCCATCCAGAGCTGCTCTTATTTCTCTCAAAAATCAAGCGGCTTTCAGTTAAGGAGGATAATGTTAACCCCAAGCTAAATACCGTTCGAGCAATTTCAATTTCTAGTGAAAGGGACTTTGTATCCAAGAAAAACATTGATGCAGAGTCATACACAGTTCACTTGTCTGCTGAGGAAGGTGGTGATGACTCACAGGACGAATGTAGGTATTATATGTGGAGGCAAAAGTTTCCTGTGAAGAGTGAGCATAAGGTCGAAAAGAGGAAGGATATCGAGGAATGGTCCATTACCTTGGCTTTTCCTTATGGCAAGCGTCTTGACCGAGGAATGACGAGCTCTGGTATATATGCTTTCCTTCCCACTGAGACAGTTACAAATCTGCCATTCATAGTTCAGGCTGATTTTCTTCTGCCATCATCCAGAGAGACTATTCTTTGGGATGACAAATGGAACCAAGGTATCCTTGACTGTGTTCCCAGTGCTTTCATAAATGCATTTGTCGCCCTTGTGAAAACAAAGGAAGATGCTCCTGCTTCCAGTCTGGCATCCATGTTGGCATTTCTACCTGTTAAAAGCTCGGCCTACCCTAAGTTGAATGGTATCAGGGAGGCGATCAAAGAGAGGCTGAATCAAGAAAGCATTATTTTGTCAGAATCACACTCGAGTCAGAAGTTTTTTCATAAACCAAGTGAAGTTGGCAGGTTAATGCCAGAGTTTTGGAAGATATTGTTAAATGCAAAAGCTCGAGGAGCAAAACTTCATAACCTGTCTTCCCATGGGAAACACATACTAAACTCCTCTTTCGATAAAAGTAAGTACAATGCCGAGCTTGAGTTCCTAGGGATCAAGGTTGTTGACCATGATTGGTACCCAAAGTGCATCCAAAGTTGTAATCTTGTGGGTTTAGGGGAAGATACTTACATGGAGTTGCTTTGCTTTCTAGCGAAAAATTGGAACTCATTCGATAGAGCATCTGTGAGAAGTATACCACTTCTGAAATATGTTAATGCTGCTGGCGATGTTTCTATGTTAACCGTGAATGGAGCAGTAGATCAGTCATATCTTCTCTGCCGATCAAAATACCCGAAGGATATTTCTTGGCTTATTAAGTGGAGCACAGAATTCATATCTGCATCAAAGCTAGTTTTCTTACCTCAAAAGATGCAGGAGAGCTGCTTAAAAGTGGATGCTATATTGACTTGGATGAAAGATCATGTCAAAGTAAAGACTCTAGACGTCTATGAGTACTCAAATATTCTTAAGAACTCACTCCGAAGTAGTAGCTCTAGGCTGGTCATAACTTTTGCTCACTTTCTCCATCATTCTTATGGAAAACAATTTCTTCAAGATACCGAGGTGAGAAATATATGCAGCCAGATGCCACTTGTTGACCGTTATGGTGGTGTGTATGTTGGAAAAAAGGGAGTGCTTGTTCCTGCAAATGGGAGCAAGTGGGTTGATTTGTTGGGCTCTAATCCATGGAGAGATGAGGAGTTCATGGAGCTAACTGAAGATTATATGACTTCAGGCCAACATGCTGGTCATCACACTCCTAAAAATGAGCTGGTTAAGTTTCTTCGAAGATGGGCTGGTGCTTCCGACATCCCAGAAATATCTCCGCCGAACACTTCTATTCCTGCCGTTTCTGGACCGTTGAAGAAGGAGAATGTGTTCCTTCTTTTGGATTGGATTAAGAGTTTGAGATCCAGGGGAATTGGGTTGCCTAGGCAATTCTTGAGATGTGTTAAGGATGGGAACTGGCTGAGGGTTAGAATCAGCGGTAGTACAATTTACAAACCTCCATCTCAATCATTTCTTCCTAGTTCATCATGGGGAAGTCTACTCCAAAATGGTTCTGACATGGTTGACATACCATTGGTTGATCAGCAATTTTACGATAATAAATTAACCTGTTATGGGGAAGAGCTAAAAGCGATTGGAGTCATATTCGAATGTGGGCAAGCTTGTGAATTTATTGGCAAACGTCTCATGTCCATGGCTGAAAGTTATAACCTGACCAGTACCAAGGTTATTGCCATGCTCAGTTTCATCCAGTTTTTGAGGACTAAATATCTCCCAGTAGATGAATTTATAAACAGCATAAAAAATGTGAAATGGGTGAGGACCTCTTGTGGAGACAGGTCCCCTGTCGAATCGGTCCTCTATGTTGAATCCTGGAAAGATGCATCAACGGTCAGTAATATACCTTTCATTGATCAGAATTACTATAGCAAGGATGTTCTGAAATACAAGATGGAGCTGGGTCTACTAGGGGTTATGGTGGAGTTCAATGAAAATTATCAGATTGTGATTGACAATTTGAAACCCGCTGCAACTCTGCACAGTTTGACCTCCAAGTCATTACTTTTTGCATTCAAGTGTATAAGCAAATGTCGTAAAACCGATAAACTTGTTGCTTCTTTGAAATCTGACAAGTGCTTGAAGACAAACAGGGGATATTTGTGTCCTAGTCAATGCTTCCTATTTGATCGAGAATGGGGCTGCATTTTGCAGGTATTTGATGATTTTCCTTGCATTGATGTTGACTTCTATGGAAGCAGCATATTCCTTTACAAAGATGTGTTGGGTAAAATTGGAGTGGTGGTGGAATTCGATGACGCTGTAAAGAAATTATGTGCAGTGTTCAAGCAAAGAGTTTCATTGAAATCTTTTACGAAGGAGAATGCCCTTTCATTTATTGCATGCTATAGAAATTTGAAGAATGCTAGGCGAACAGTTACTGGGGATTTAAGAGCATGCATACAGGAAACGAAATGGATAAAAACCCGGCTTGGGGATTTTAGGTCACCCAAGGATTGCATCTTGTTCAGTTCAGAATGGCAGGCTGTGGACCAGATTACAACACTTCCTTTTGTCGATGACGTGAATTGCTATGGTGTAGCCATCCATGAGTGGAGAGATGAGCTTAGAAGTATGGGTGTAGTGATTGATCTCGATGAAGGGTCTCATTTGGTTTTGTGTCATGTCCTTTTCCCACGGGATGTTAAGGGTATAACTCCTGCTAGCATTGTTTCCTTGCTCAGGTGTATCAGGAATgctaaactaaaaagcccagaaTCATTTCCAAAGGATTTCTTGAAAAAAGTTCAGCAAACAAAGTGGGTGAAATCCACACTTGGGTATAAGAGTCCACAAGAGTGCTTGTTATTTGACCAACGAAGGAATTTACAGCGTTGTGACTGTCCATTCATTGATGAAGAGTACTACGGGCAGTTATCATCATCATACAAGACAGAGCTCGCTACTCTAGGAGTCACCATTGATTTGCCTAGTAGCAATGCAAATTCAATGCTCGCTAGCCACCTCATGTCTCTTACCGAGTTTACCAAGATTGAGCGGATATATTCATTTTTGAATGAAGTAAATTGGAAACCGAATGCTGGGGATTGGAAAATCTGGTTCCCAACAAGCTCTGATGATGGCATGTGGGTCAGCCCAAATGAATGTGTTTTGCATGATGCAAAAGGTCTTTTTAAGTCACGTTTTCATGTGCTTGATGGAGCGGAATACAAGCCAGACCTCCTTATGTTTTTCTCGAAGACCTTTGAGGTCAAATCCAAGCCCTCTATTGACGATTACTTCACCCTCTGGAAGGAGTGGGAAAACTCAAGGTCTACATTATCAGTTGATGAATGCCAGGCTTTTTGGGGGCAAGTGATGATGATTCTCAACTCGAAAAACGAGAGTTTGATTTTTGAGAGAGTGGCGAAAGTACCTGCTTTTTCCAGTGGATCAACTGATGCTCTTTTGCTGAGTAAGCATGACGTGTTTATCCCGGATGATCTCTTATTGAAAGATCTTTTCGACAATTATTCCCTAAACCCAATATTTGTCTGGTATCCGAGGAAAAATATGGGCGCCATTTCCCATCATAGGCTGTTTCATTTATTCCTTA is a window encoding:
- the LOC141642924 gene encoding protein NO VEIN-like, producing the protein MAENVVPINLHSVDVICLSEDLTCYINAEDNEYVEGVEPSLEFLITSLDITGTGAPATLLIFNNEKGFLRKNIESICSVGNSTKAGNRKHGYIGEKGIGFKSVFLLTANPYIFSNGYQIRFSETPCTECDIAYIVPEWVDKPCISDIQEIYGRHTSLPTTTLILPLKADKVNAVKEQLSSLHPELLLFLSKIKRLSVKEDNVNPKLNTVRAISISRRM
- the LOC141602018 gene encoding uncharacterized protein LOC141602018, with translation MWRQKFPVKSEHKVEKRKDIEEWSITLAFPYGKRLDRGMTSSGIYAFLPTETVTNLPFIVQADFLLPSSRETILWDDKWNQGILDCVPSAFINAFVALVKTKEDAPASSLASMLAFLPVKSSAYPKLNGIREAIKERLNQESIILSESHSSQKFFHKPSEVGRLMPEFWKILLNAKARGAKLHNLSSHGKHILNSSFDKSKYNAELEFLGIKVVDHDWYPKCIQSCNLVGLGEDTYMELLCFLAKNWNSFDRASVRSIPLLKYVNAAGDVSMLTVNGAVDQSYLLCRSKYPKDISWLIKWSTEFISASKLVFLPQKMQESCLKVDAILTWMKDHVKVKTLDVYEYSNILKNSLRSSSSRLVITFAHFLHHSYGKQFLQDTEVRNICSQMPLVDRYGGVYVGKKGVLVPANGSKWVDLLGSNPWRDEEFMELTEDYMTSGQHAGHHTPKNELVKFLRRWAGASDIPEISPPNTSIPAVSGPLKKENVFLLLDWIKSLRSRGIGLPRQFLRCVKDGNWLRVRISGSTIYKPPSQSFLPSSSWGSLLQNGSDMVDIPLVDQQFYDNKLTCYGEELKAIGVIFECGQACEFIGKRLMSMAESYNLTSTKVIAMLSFIQFLRTKYLPVDEFINSIKNVKWVRTSCGDRSPVESVLYVESWKDASTVSNIPFIDQNYYSKDVLKYKMELGLLGVMVEFNENYQIVIDNLKPAATLHSLTSKSLLFAFKCISKCRKTDKLVASLKSDKCLKTNRGYLCPSQCFLFDREWGCILQVFDDFPCIDVDFYGSSIFLYKDVLGKIGVVVEFDDAVKKLCAVFKQRVSLKSFTKENALSFIACYRNLKNARRTVTGDLRACIQETKWIKTRLGDFRSPKDCILFSSEWQAVDQITTLPFVDDVNCYGVAIHEWRDELRSMGVVIDLDEGSHLVLCHVLFPRDVKGITPASIVSLLRCIRNAKLKSPESFPKDFLKKVQQTKWVKSTLGYKSPQECLLFDQRRNLQRCDCPFIDEEYYGQLSSSYKTELATLGVTIDLPSSNANSMLASHLMSLTEFTKIERIYSFLNEVNWKPNAGDWKIWFPTSSDDGMWVSPNECVLHDAKGLFKSRFHVLDGAEYKPDLLMFFSKTFEVKSKPSIDDYFTLWKEWENSRSTLSVDECQAFWGQVMMILNSKNESLIFERVAKVPAFSSGSTDALLLSKHDVFIPDDLLLKDLFDNYSLNPIFVWYPRKNMGAISHHRLFHLFLKIGVRKISETVRKYELSDLKCKEWKQVNPKDVYISKGLIMLILGFLADPELKIDVKRRHDMVKSLLNLTFFETSEAISTIYSLKITAGEMVEVSSSQMVRWQRDGDKFITQKLDKTGGLKNVLEYATMFAEVVSRGLLWEKEDLVSGLSELIKLGFLVEFVEDAIEYLLKSKNLQVFAEDEDFLATVSAAL